The following coding sequences are from one Leptolyngbya sp. NIES-3755 window:
- a CDS encoding cyclic nucleotide-binding protein (similar to AA sequence:cyanobase_aa:LBDG_19510): protein MLHKVPEKMMHRVRLLLTLGWLLLIASLFYDPMTPAFTDPSNLTSPFHVNLHQCIKLRETCLPQASFSMSALIWWAMIVPCGIFILLVLGHEFWRRICPLSFLSQIPRALGIQRRRKIVDRTTGEVRREVVTISEQSWLGRNHLYVQFSLFVFGLWLRILYVNSDRTALGSFLLLTIACAILVGYLYAGKSWCQYFCPMAPVQMVYTGPRSLFGSQNYLRPTATATQSMCRTINSETHQEQSACVGCKAACIDIDAEKSYWTELAKPGRRLVQYGYLGMVIAFYLYYFLYAGNWDYYFTGAWTHEADQVAKVLDTGFYLYHHAIPIPKAVAVFMTFVVLIGMTFTLGVILERLCRRLPGARVSKEQAQHFAFTIFTIASFWTFFSYGARPSLNRLPTYPLLAFNALIVLVGSLWLYRTLRRTRSQYERENMAMSLRKQLQKLPIDQKLLEGRSIDDLTPDEIYMLVKVLQGVSQQVRLQTYSDVVLDLLRQQAVSASGSFEFCRQLRQELQITDTEHFSTIEAIALNFPELLSVAQANASDLHTATTVARLIPKSPNRFNA from the coding sequence ATGCTGCACAAAGTCCCTGAAAAAATGATGCACCGAGTTCGATTGCTATTAACGCTCGGCTGGCTTTTGTTGATTGCATCGCTCTTTTATGATCCGATGACTCCTGCATTTACTGATCCAAGTAACTTAACGAGTCCCTTCCATGTGAATTTGCATCAGTGCATCAAGCTACGAGAAACTTGCTTACCCCAAGCTTCGTTCTCGATGAGTGCTTTGATTTGGTGGGCAATGATTGTTCCTTGTGGCATCTTTATTTTGCTAGTGTTGGGTCATGAATTTTGGCGAAGAATTTGTCCATTATCGTTTCTATCACAGATTCCCCGCGCTCTTGGGATTCAGCGACGACGCAAAATTGTCGATCGAACAACTGGAGAAGTCCGTCGCGAAGTGGTCACAATCAGCGAACAATCTTGGCTCGGTCGCAATCATCTCTATGTTCAATTCAGTTTATTTGTGTTTGGGCTGTGGCTACGAATTCTATATGTAAACTCTGATCGCACTGCTCTTGGTAGCTTTCTTTTACTGACGATCGCCTGTGCCATCTTGGTCGGTTATCTCTATGCAGGTAAAAGCTGGTGTCAATATTTCTGTCCGATGGCTCCAGTACAGATGGTTTACACCGGACCTCGATCGCTGTTTGGGAGCCAGAACTATCTCAGACCCACTGCAACCGCAACTCAATCGATGTGCCGCACAATCAATTCAGAAACGCATCAAGAGCAAAGTGCTTGTGTCGGTTGTAAAGCAGCTTGCATTGATATTGATGCTGAAAAGAGCTATTGGACAGAGTTAGCGAAACCGGGTCGAAGACTTGTACAGTACGGCTACTTGGGAATGGTGATTGCCTTCTACTTATATTATTTTTTGTATGCGGGTAACTGGGATTATTACTTCACAGGTGCATGGACACACGAAGCAGATCAAGTTGCAAAAGTACTAGACACAGGCTTCTATCTCTATCATCATGCAATCCCAATTCCGAAAGCAGTTGCCGTCTTCATGACCTTCGTTGTTTTAATTGGAATGACGTTCACTCTAGGCGTAATTCTGGAAAGACTTTGCCGTAGACTTCCTGGAGCTAGAGTTTCTAAAGAGCAGGCGCAACATTTCGCATTTACTATCTTTACGATCGCATCATTTTGGACATTCTTTTCCTATGGTGCACGTCCTTCGCTCAATCGCTTACCGACTTATCCATTGTTAGCGTTCAATGCGTTGATTGTTCTCGTCGGTTCACTTTGGCTCTATCGCACCTTGCGCCGGACTCGATCGCAATATGAGCGTGAAAACATGGCAATGAGTTTGCGAAAACAGCTTCAGAAATTACCGATCGATCAGAAGTTACTCGAAGGACGCTCGATCGACGATTTAACGCCAGACGAAATCTACATGCTGGTCAAAGTTCTACAAGGCGTTTCTCAACAAGTTCGACTACAAACCTACAGTGATGTCGTGCTGGATCTTCTTCGACAACAAGCGGTGAGTGCTTCTGGGAGCTTTGAATTTTGCCGTCAACTGCGCCAAGAACTTCAGATTACGGACACTGAGCATTTCTCGACGATTGAAGCGATCGCGCTTAATTTTCCAGAACTCTTATCTGTTGCACAAGCAAATGCTTCAGATCTCCATACTGCTACCACTGTCGCAAGACTGATCCCGAAATCGCCTAACCGATTCAATGCCTGA
- a CDS encoding hypothetical protein (hypothetical protein L8106_16634;~similar to AA sequence:cyanobase_aa:LBDG_50210), which translates to MLKSILAASVLLAALPTVSFAAPSKSAQTQPTAQPTTEEIYQACTQNRAETLPNPFVDVSPRDWAYKAVLTMHYCGAFRQAAPRSLFERQQPTPQPSPQS; encoded by the coding sequence ATGTTGAAATCAATTCTCGCTGCCAGTGTGCTTTTAGCTGCATTGCCGACTGTTAGTTTTGCGGCTCCCTCAAAGTCTGCTCAAACCCAACCTACAGCACAGCCTACAACCGAAGAAATCTATCAAGCTTGCACCCAAAATCGGGCTGAAACCTTACCTAATCCCTTTGTCGATGTTTCTCCAAGAGACTGGGCGTACAAAGCAGTGTTAACCATGCACTATTGTGGTGCATTCCGTCAGGCGGCTCCGAGAAGCTTGTTCGAGCGTCAGCAACCGACTCCACAACCTTCACCGCAGTCCTGA
- a CDS encoding phycobilisome core-membrane linker protein (similar to AA sequence:cyanobase_aa:LBDG_20410): MSVKASGGSSVARPQLYQTVPVATISQAEQQDRFLGRGELDELVQYFKSGQKRLEIAEILTRNSELIVSRSANRIFTGGSPMAFLEKPAEEPVKTVAGTTLNTEEGMKLGTVTYAEGSGGGLFGGIRNFFLTPSAGAIPPGFRPINVARYGPSNMAKSLRDLSWFLRYTTYAIVAGDPNIISVNTRGLREIIERACSTDATIVALQEMKVAAGNYFRGDEAAKTIVDQYFDVLITEFKAPTPSDKLRQRPSGDLQGLQLPQIYFNAAERRPKFAMKPGLSSSEKNDVVKAAYRQVFERDITRAYSLGISDLESKVKNGDISMKEFVRRLAKSPLYRKNFFEPYINSRALELAFRHILGRGPSSREEVQKYFSIVSSGGLNALVDALVDSKEYADYFGEETVPYLRGLGQEAQECRNWGPQQDLFNYSAPFRKVPQFITTFAAYDQPLPDQHVYGSGNDPLEIQFGAIFPKETKNPSTRPAPFGKDTRRILINRGAGINNQLSNPEARGVAPGTLGPKIFKYDQSPSFTGSFGKKSSGTQGISTKFSESSTQAVIKAAYLQVFGRDVYEGQRLKVDEIKLENGEITVKEFVRRLAKSPLFRSLYWEKLYVTKAIEYIHRRLLGRPTYGRQEINQYFDLCSKKGVFAVIDAILDTEEYNKTFGEDTVPYERYLTPAGVSLRTVRVGSIQDKGTKVTKEETPRFVELGTAAGMRTQPDIDFRINQGVSKKREQTKVFKLTQTTDKANLQTVIGAAYRQVFERDIAPYVAQNEFSALESKLGNGEINLKEFIIGLGSSSLYIKEFYTPYPNTKVIELGTKHFLGRAPLDQAEIRKYNKILASQGLKAFVTEMVNSAEYAEAFGEDVVPYNRFLTLPAANFPNSQTLYNKLTKQNNKVEIPSFSPAKSRMDVGQMPLTAAAIQDIAVQERKADGSKPRFIQLGRSFSNGDGQSVEVGVGTTRRKPARIYRMNPGMSQNETELVLNAIYVQVMDVFSGQVPSQFKRSDLESKLRNGEISVREFVKSLASSDIYVRRFYAPYPNTKVIEFLFRHLLGRAPATQAEIREYNKILADGGLKAAVTAMVNSAEYSRYFGEDVVPYKRYPSLPAGNYLGSVKADADLVKQSWSDLSPSYVTGRLS; this comes from the coding sequence ATGAGTGTTAAGGCAAGTGGTGGAAGCTCGGTTGCACGCCCGCAACTATACCAAACCGTACCAGTTGCAACGATTTCGCAGGCAGAGCAACAAGACCGTTTCCTCGGTCGGGGTGAGCTTGATGAACTCGTGCAGTACTTCAAATCTGGGCAGAAACGCCTCGAAATCGCTGAGATTCTGACTCGTAATTCAGAATTGATCGTCTCTCGATCGGCGAACCGCATCTTCACGGGTGGTTCACCAATGGCGTTTTTGGAAAAACCCGCTGAAGAACCTGTGAAAACGGTTGCAGGCACAACGCTGAATACCGAAGAAGGAATGAAACTGGGCACGGTCACTTATGCGGAAGGCTCTGGTGGCGGATTGTTCGGCGGCATTCGGAACTTCTTTTTAACCCCCAGTGCAGGTGCGATTCCGCCTGGGTTCCGTCCGATTAACGTAGCGCGTTATGGTCCAAGCAACATGGCGAAGTCGTTACGCGACTTAAGCTGGTTCTTGCGCTACACGACTTATGCGATCGTTGCGGGCGATCCGAATATTATCTCGGTCAATACTCGCGGCTTGCGCGAAATTATTGAGCGGGCTTGTTCGACGGATGCCACGATCGTCGCTTTACAAGAAATGAAGGTTGCGGCTGGAAATTATTTCCGGGGTGACGAAGCAGCGAAAACGATCGTCGATCAGTATTTCGACGTGTTGATCACTGAATTCAAAGCGCCGACTCCTTCGGATAAATTACGTCAGCGTCCTTCAGGCGATCTTCAAGGTCTGCAACTGCCGCAAATCTACTTTAATGCAGCAGAACGCCGTCCTAAGTTCGCAATGAAGCCCGGTCTGTCGAGCAGCGAAAAGAACGATGTGGTGAAAGCGGCTTACCGTCAGGTATTTGAACGCGACATCACCCGCGCTTATTCGTTGGGAATTTCAGACCTCGAATCGAAAGTGAAAAACGGCGACATTTCGATGAAGGAATTCGTTCGTCGCTTGGCAAAATCGCCCCTGTATCGAAAGAACTTTTTTGAACCGTATATTAATAGTCGCGCTTTAGAATTGGCATTCCGTCATATTCTGGGTCGGGGTCCGTCTTCGCGTGAAGAAGTTCAGAAATATTTCTCGATCGTATCTAGTGGCGGCTTGAATGCGCTGGTTGATGCACTGGTCGATTCTAAAGAATACGCGGACTACTTCGGAGAAGAAACCGTTCCGTACCTGCGTGGTTTAGGTCAAGAAGCACAGGAATGCCGTAACTGGGGTCCGCAACAAGACCTGTTTAACTACAGTGCACCATTCCGCAAAGTTCCGCAGTTCATCACAACCTTTGCTGCTTACGATCAACCGTTACCCGATCAGCACGTTTACGGCTCTGGAAACGATCCGCTGGAAATCCAATTTGGTGCAATCTTCCCGAAAGAAACCAAGAACCCCAGCACTCGTCCCGCTCCATTCGGCAAAGATACTCGTCGGATTCTAATCAATCGCGGTGCGGGCATCAACAACCAATTGAGCAATCCAGAAGCGCGTGGTGTTGCTCCTGGAACGCTGGGTCCAAAAATCTTCAAGTACGATCAAAGTCCGAGCTTTACTGGTTCCTTCGGCAAGAAATCCTCTGGAACTCAAGGCATCAGCACCAAGTTCTCGGAAAGTTCGACCCAAGCTGTGATTAAAGCCGCTTATCTGCAAGTCTTTGGTCGCGATGTCTACGAAGGGCAACGCCTCAAAGTCGATGAAATCAAGCTCGAAAACGGTGAGATCACAGTTAAAGAGTTCGTTCGTCGCTTGGCAAAATCGCCCCTGTTCCGCAGTCTGTACTGGGAAAAACTGTACGTGACGAAAGCGATCGAATATATTCATCGTCGCTTACTCGGTCGTCCTACCTACGGTCGTCAAGAAATCAATCAATACTTTGATCTCTGCTCGAAGAAAGGCGTATTCGCAGTTATTGACGCGATTCTGGACACCGAAGAGTACAACAAAACCTTTGGCGAAGATACCGTCCCGTATGAGCGCTATCTGACTCCCGCTGGTGTCTCCCTCAGAACCGTTCGGGTTGGTTCAATCCAAGACAAAGGCACGAAAGTTACGAAGGAAGAAACCCCTCGCTTCGTGGAATTGGGAACCGCTGCTGGAATGCGGACTCAGCCCGATATCGACTTCCGCATCAATCAAGGTGTAAGCAAGAAGCGCGAACAAACCAAGGTGTTCAAGCTGACTCAAACCACCGACAAGGCGAATCTCCAAACGGTGATCGGTGCTGCTTATCGTCAAGTGTTCGAGCGTGACATTGCTCCTTACGTGGCGCAAAACGAATTCTCTGCACTCGAAAGTAAGCTCGGCAATGGTGAAATTAACCTCAAAGAATTCATCATCGGCTTGGGTAGCTCCAGCTTGTACATCAAGGAGTTCTACACCCCGTACCCGAACACGAAAGTGATCGAACTGGGAACCAAACACTTCTTGGGACGTGCTCCACTCGATCAAGCTGAAATCCGCAAGTACAACAAGATTCTTGCATCTCAAGGCTTGAAAGCATTCGTTACCGAAATGGTGAACAGTGCTGAGTACGCGGAAGCATTCGGTGAAGATGTCGTTCCATACAACCGCTTCTTAACCTTGCCTGCTGCGAACTTCCCGAACTCGCAAACCTTGTACAACAAGCTGACGAAGCAAAATAACAAGGTTGAGATTCCAAGCTTCTCGCCTGCGAAATCGCGAATGGATGTGGGTCAAATGCCATTAACGGCTGCGGCAATTCAAGACATCGCGGTTCAAGAGCGCAAAGCAGACGGTAGCAAGCCCCGATTTATTCAACTCGGTCGATCGTTCTCCAATGGTGACGGTCAATCGGTAGAAGTCGGAGTCGGAACTACTCGTCGGAAACCTGCTCGGATCTATCGGATGAATCCGGGCATGTCCCAGAACGAAACCGAACTGGTGCTCAACGCCATCTATGTTCAAGTGATGGATGTGTTCAGCGGACAAGTACCGAGTCAATTTAAGCGATCGGATCTCGAAAGTAAGCTGCGGAATGGCGAGATCTCAGTGCGTGAGTTCGTCAAGTCCTTGGCAAGCTCAGACATCTATGTTCGTCGCTTCTATGCACCGTACCCGAACACGAAAGTGATCGAATTCTTGTTCCGTCACTTGCTCGGTCGTGCACCTGCAACCCAAGCTGAAATCCGCGAGTATAACAAGATCTTGGCGGATGGAGGCTTGAAAGCTGCGGTGACTGCAATGGTGAACAGTGCGGAATACTCTCGCTACTTTGGCGAGGATGTGGTTCCGTACAAGCGCTATCCGTCGCTCCCTGCTGGAAACTACCTCGGTAGTGTGAAAGCGGATGCCGACTTGGTGAAACAGTCTTGGTCGGATCTGTCGCCTTCGTATGTGACGGGTCGCCTGAGCTAA
- a CDS encoding hypothetical protein (similar to AA sequence:cyanobase_aa:PCC8801_3299): protein MNRFEDFMNEAQKSSDQRVTAFPIMLADVQTSLASTIRGIIAPTALNDVEKHKFSQEVSSLVQDTTLISEFSSQIGTPKETETEEEFVKRSSDVLRNMLYEKFGIK, encoded by the coding sequence GTGAATCGCTTTGAAGACTTTATGAATGAAGCGCAGAAATCTTCTGATCAGCGTGTGACAGCATTTCCGATAATGCTAGCGGATGTTCAAACTTCACTCGCCTCAACAATTAGAGGCATCATAGCTCCGACAGCGCTGAATGATGTTGAGAAGCACAAATTTTCTCAGGAAGTGTCGAGTTTAGTTCAAGACACAACGCTTATCTCTGAGTTCAGCAGCCAAATAGGCACTCCAAAAGAAACTGAGACAGAGGAAGAATTTGTTAAGCGGAGCAGTGATGTATTGAGAAACATGCTCTATGAAAAATTTGGAATCAAGTAG
- a CDS encoding addiction module toxin, RelE/StbE family, putative (similar to AA sequence:cyanobase_aa:AM1_4778), producing the protein MFDSVIEVRFGKLFKRRLKDLSKRYRQVQKDIQPIITELEQGNFIGNQVSGTDFAVFKVRARNSDVPTGKSGGYRLIYQLVSPESVLLLLIYAKSDQADVSVEEIESAIYEA; encoded by the coding sequence ATGTTTGATTCTGTGATAGAAGTGCGATTTGGAAAGCTTTTTAAGCGTCGTCTTAAAGATCTTTCAAAACGCTATCGCCAAGTTCAGAAGGACATTCAACCCATCATCACAGAGCTTGAACAGGGAAACTTCATTGGTAATCAAGTTTCTGGAACAGATTTCGCCGTTTTCAAAGTTCGAGCGAGAAATAGTGATGTTCCTACCGGAAAAAGTGGCGGATATCGGCTGATCTATCAATTAGTTTCGCCTGAGAGTGTTCTTTTGCTTCTGATCTATGCGAAATCTGATCAGGCTGATGTTTCGGTAGAAGAAATAGAATCAGCGATTTATGAAGCTTGA
- a CDS encoding hypothetical protein (similar to AA sequence:cyanobase_aa:sll2006), with the protein MKITLDISEELATQLQSIEEPLPKVLELGVRKVIDRSQIKFEGVAEVLEFFTQLPTPEEIIALQASESLKNRVRELLDRNRMIGLTETEQVEWSQYEYVEHLVRVAKAKALAKLKSVS; encoded by the coding sequence GTGAAAATCACTTTAGACATCTCTGAAGAATTGGCAACACAGCTACAGTCGATCGAGGAACCTTTGCCCAAAGTTTTAGAACTTGGAGTCCGTAAAGTCATTGATCGATCGCAGATTAAATTTGAGGGAGTTGCTGAAGTGCTAGAGTTTTTCACTCAGCTTCCTACTCCTGAAGAAATTATCGCTTTGCAAGCCTCTGAGTCCTTGAAAAATAGAGTTCGTGAGCTACTCGATAGAAATCGAATGATCGGATTGACTGAAACGGAACAAGTTGAGTGGTCACAATACGAATATGTTGAACACTTAGTCAGAGTTGCCAAAGCCAAAGCACTCGCAAAGCTCAAAAGTGTTAGCTAA
- a CDS encoding hypothetical protein (hypothetical protein FJSC11DRAFT_2774;~similar to AA sequence:cyanobase_aa:LBDG_35170), translating to MSIEKLQPAPTQQVGVYTPYYPQQGKKQLLPFAISLYQKGALEGERKIEGGDSIPFIASWNVSTLPADLCRCRIQFEGNAELSYEVMMANFEFVDFLIEVIHNFKRTRLSDFSQSFYRKLLRIDD from the coding sequence ATGTCGATCGAGAAACTTCAACCCGCACCCACTCAACAAGTTGGGGTGTATACGCCCTACTACCCGCAGCAGGGAAAAAAACAGCTTTTACCGTTTGCGATTAGTCTTTATCAGAAAGGCGCTTTAGAGGGAGAGCGCAAAATCGAAGGTGGCGATAGTATTCCCTTTATTGCTTCTTGGAATGTTTCGACGCTTCCGGCGGATTTGTGCCGCTGTCGGATTCAATTCGAGGGCAATGCGGAACTTAGTTATGAGGTCATGATGGCGAATTTTGAATTTGTCGATTTCTTGATTGAAGTGATTCACAATTTCAAGCGCACTCGCTTGTCGGATTTTTCTCAGTCGTTTTATCGAAAGCTGCTGAGAATCGACGATTAG
- a CDS encoding hypothetical protein (similar to AA sequence:cyanobase_aa:LBDG_35180), with translation MPKSAKYLLIGSLEAYSGKSAAILGMFHQLKARGLDLAYGKALGGGWGQTQMADSDGDIQFVAETIGLNSDRLQAPVLTLNPETVENRLNGSDTQDYRQLLIERSQQQKGDLVILEGPGTLSEGKLFDLSLLQVADTIQASVMLVARFHSVLLLDLILSAKEKLGDRLMGVLINDVPRDQIDSINNSFRPFLEKQGIAVFGVLPSSTLLRSVSVAELVHQLKAEVLCRGDRLDHMVESLTIGAMNVNSALKYFRARQNMAVVTGGDRTDLQLAALETSTQCLILTGHIPPTKEIVSRAEDLEIPILSVDLDTLTTVEIIERAFGEVRLQEPIKFQCICQMIEQYFDSDRLLTTLGLMPAEAR, from the coding sequence GTGCCTAAGTCTGCCAAGTATTTATTGATTGGTTCCCTGGAAGCTTATAGTGGCAAGTCTGCTGCAATTTTAGGAATGTTCCACCAACTGAAAGCGCGAGGGCTGGATCTTGCCTACGGTAAGGCGCTGGGCGGCGGTTGGGGACAAACCCAAATGGCGGATAGTGATGGCGATATTCAGTTTGTGGCAGAAACGATCGGGCTAAATAGCGATCGACTCCAAGCCCCCGTTTTAACTCTCAATCCGGAGACTGTCGAGAATCGTTTAAATGGTTCGGATACGCAGGATTATCGTCAGTTGTTGATTGAGCGATCGCAGCAACAGAAGGGCGATTTAGTGATTCTCGAAGGTCCTGGAACGCTGAGCGAAGGAAAATTATTCGATCTATCGCTGTTGCAAGTAGCGGATACGATTCAAGCTTCGGTCATGCTCGTAGCACGATTCCATTCTGTTTTGTTGCTGGACTTGATTCTGAGTGCAAAAGAGAAATTAGGCGATCGATTAATGGGTGTCCTGATTAATGATGTGCCAAGGGATCAGATTGATTCGATTAACAATTCCTTCCGTCCATTTTTAGAAAAACAAGGGATTGCCGTTTTTGGAGTGTTACCAAGTAGTACCTTACTCAGAAGTGTCAGCGTTGCGGAATTGGTTCACCAACTGAAGGCGGAAGTGCTGTGTCGGGGCGATCGATTAGATCACATGGTGGAAAGTTTGACGATCGGAGCAATGAACGTCAATTCGGCACTCAAATATTTCCGCGCTCGCCAAAATATGGCAGTCGTTACAGGTGGCGATCGAACTGATTTGCAGTTGGCAGCACTCGAAACTTCGACTCAATGTTTGATTCTGACAGGACATATTCCACCAACGAAAGAAATCGTTTCTCGTGCAGAAGACTTAGAAATTCCGATTCTCTCTGTCGATCTGGATACACTCACAACGGTTGAAATTATTGAACGAGCATTTGGGGAAGTGCGACTGCAAGAACCGATCAAGTTTCAGTGTATCTGTCAGATGATCGAACAGTACTTTGATAGCGATCGACTCCTCACAACCTTGGGACTGATGCCCGCTGAAGCGCGATAG
- a CDS encoding hypothetical protein (similar to AA sequence:cyanobase_aa:AM1_4779) — translation MPIPEIQANVKYVTNAAGEKTDVLVPVELWEELIKFLQLEESGLDAIDENEPKEQILADLQEAIRQGRAGETFPISELWDGIDV, via the coding sequence ATGCCGATCCCTGAGATTCAAGCCAACGTGAAATATGTCACGAATGCAGCAGGCGAAAAGACGGATGTGCTAGTTCCAGTTGAACTTTGGGAGGAACTGATCAAGTTTTTGCAATTAGAAGAAAGTGGGCTTGATGCGATCGACGAAAATGAACCAAAGGAGCAGATTTTAGCAGATTTACAAGAAGCAATTCGCCAAGGAAGAGCAGGAGAGACTTTTCCGATTTCAGAATTGTGGGATGGAATTGATGTTTGA
- a CDS encoding hypothetical protein (similar to AA sequence:cyanobase_aa:cce_2175), whose product MLTLKSVNFEQREFQIHQLEQSELEQTEWMIGRHTTCDLVLASPEISRVHGRIIYRESSYYFIDVGSASGSVLNGENIPPEEPRQLQVGDLLQIGATFLHVEALSPLAKSSIEPSLPVQSWQNEDLLCRCCRIVDETSDVKTFCFVAEPAVQFCYLPGQFVNVELEIEGRTVIRPYSISSSPTRPYHLSITVKRVPTGLVSNWLHDHLKIGDRIKLLGGAMGQFTCVPNVPPKLLLMSAGSGITPMMSMLRWLQDTLTECDIVFLHSATTPEDIIFRRELESIAAQMPNLHLAITVTRSHQYWMGLTGRITRSMLSWIVPDLLDRSVYVCGSEPFMQNIRTVLDSMEFPMQQYWEESFGSSAPKEQFASQNGTTLVSSLPTDEALVLYFTESDRQALTDSTTPILEAAEQEGVQIRYACRAGACGMCKVKVRKGKVRYQTAPSVLSISDQQAGYVLSCIAYPTELLEVEA is encoded by the coding sequence ATGTTGACGCTAAAGTCAGTTAATTTTGAGCAACGAGAGTTTCAGATTCATCAGCTTGAACAGTCTGAGCTAGAACAAACCGAATGGATGATTGGACGACATACGACCTGTGATTTGGTGCTGGCAAGTCCAGAGATTAGCCGAGTTCATGGACGAATTATCTATCGTGAGAGTTCCTACTATTTTATTGATGTGGGAAGTGCATCGGGATCAGTTCTAAATGGTGAAAATATTCCTCCAGAAGAACCGCGCCAACTTCAAGTCGGTGATTTGCTTCAAATTGGAGCAACATTTTTGCACGTCGAAGCATTGTCTCCGCTGGCTAAATCCTCGATCGAGCCTTCCCTTCCCGTACAATCCTGGCAAAATGAGGATCTTCTCTGTCGTTGTTGTCGCATCGTTGATGAAACTTCAGACGTAAAAACATTCTGCTTTGTTGCTGAACCTGCTGTCCAATTTTGCTATCTTCCAGGTCAATTCGTGAATGTTGAACTCGAAATCGAGGGTCGAACAGTGATTCGTCCTTATTCGATTTCCTCTTCACCCACGCGCCCTTATCATCTCAGCATCACGGTAAAGCGTGTTCCGACCGGGCTAGTGTCTAACTGGTTGCATGATCATCTCAAGATTGGCGATCGCATTAAACTACTCGGTGGTGCAATGGGACAATTTACCTGTGTCCCCAATGTTCCACCAAAGTTGCTCTTAATGTCTGCGGGGAGTGGAATTACGCCAATGATGTCGATGTTGCGCTGGCTGCAAGATACTTTAACCGAGTGTGACATTGTTTTTCTTCACAGTGCGACGACTCCAGAAGACATCATCTTCCGTCGAGAACTAGAATCGATCGCAGCACAAATGCCGAACTTACATCTAGCGATCACAGTGACTCGTTCTCATCAGTATTGGATGGGATTAACGGGGCGAATTACTCGATCAATGTTGTCCTGGATTGTTCCAGATTTGCTTGATCGATCGGTGTATGTCTGCGGCTCTGAACCATTCATGCAAAATATTCGGACCGTTCTCGACAGCATGGAATTTCCAATGCAACAGTATTGGGAAGAAAGCTTTGGGAGTTCAGCACCGAAAGAGCAGTTCGCAAGTCAAAATGGGACAACATTAGTTTCATCTTTGCCAACCGATGAAGCACTTGTTCTTTACTTCACTGAGTCCGATCGACAAGCGTTAACGGATAGTACAACTCCAATCTTAGAGGCAGCAGAACAGGAGGGCGTTCAGATTCGTTATGCGTGTCGGGCGGGCGCTTGTGGAATGTGTAAAGTAAAAGTTCGCAAAGGGAAAGTTCGCTATCAAACCGCTCCGAGTGTCTTATCGATCTCTGATCAACAAGCGGGATATGTTCTTTCGTGTATTGCCTACCCAACAGAGCTTTTAGAAGTGGAGGCGTGA